One Fundulus heteroclitus isolate FHET01 unplaced genomic scaffold, MU-UCD_Fhet_4.1 scaffold_42, whole genome shotgun sequence genomic window, TGATGTCTAATTAACATTTCACATGCCTcggactcatctgcagcatttGAACACCTACGTTTAGATGCTATTCTAGACATGCTgactctgaagctccacaactcAGCTTGACGGTGTGGCATGGGAGCTGCACGGCAGGGGAGAGGAAGGACGTTGCATGGGCGGTGAGATAAGCATTGGGAAATGTGGAATGCCATCTATAAGATCTAAATGTGGTTTATGCTGCTTGAATCCACAAAGGGTCCACACGTATTGCCACAGTTTCTACCGACCAGACAGTACACTGTACACTCCTCTTCCATGAGGAAAAGGAATAAGGTGCATTCAATCAAAAACAAATAGACTCACAGACACTGTCTTCCCAAAAgctgtgtttttgtatttaacaTTTCCCCTCGTTTACAAATAACCCCTTTTAAAATCAGATCATAAAttgtatgatttatttttaatttaaacataaaGGAAATAATTCTAAATCTCTGTGATATGACTAGGGAACGAGGAAAAAACGAGAATCAGATTGAGACAGGGCTCACAGAAGAGTGAATTTGGGCGGGCCGTATACTCCATGGTGAGTAAACACCCTGCAAAACTGATGCAGACCTTGCAATGCTGTTACTGGACTAGTAAGTACAATACGTGCTAACCTCTGTTAACTATAGTGACTTTAGAATGGGGATCTTAAATTCTGGTCTTCGAGGTTTGTTGTGTTTCAGCTCTTAGATGTGttcctgatccaacacacctcaGTCAAATAATCAAGTCATTATCAGGACTCTTGAAAACCGTAATTGAAGACCGTTagggattatgagattacagagactggactgcaaaggcAGTTAACATGGAAATTACAGACAGACAATAgactctggaggcacagagtcAGAAAAATATAGTATAAAGTAGTGATGTGTCGACtaggcgtcatgaagcgtttcgacacgTTGCCAAACTActgatactgtgtcactgaatactgacacctgctggaccttaaaaatccctacaggcgaccaagttaactgacactgatttgatgaccaagcatacacaataatacaatttaagtcattgtatgttgcattgtattattttatatttttattagaatttaaaatatattagatttttttttagatacagtcagaATTCAGAAAGCTTCCacgataggaagcgaaacgtcttcgaACTTCAGAAAAaggtccagttgtttttgtttgtttgtttgttttttaacttttttggaaaatctgacaAATGTTTGCTAATATTTACAGGGCTACGTTGCAGGTTTATAAGCCAACATCTGCTGTGGAAAATATAGAAACAATCATGCAGATGTGGGAGACTGGGAGGATGTTAGTATCAGGTCTGAACGGAGCCTCAGGCTGAAGCATGTGTGTAAAACTAAGAGATCAGATCAGAAACTGGTTTATCAGACACTTTTTGTAGCTTCATACCGATTCTGGTGAGTTTTATCTGGGGTGTCCAGCAGCTTTCCAGCCTTCTAGAGTCTTCCTCGTAGCGGACGATGGTTTTCTCCACCTCTGAGAagatttcttcagcagcagcagttagtcgctctctgataaactctctcagatgctgaactgaagacattgTTGCTGAAACTACGCAAATATTCAGCTGAGACACGACAAACACAACCGTCTTCCTGCTGAGTCCACACACGCTGCTGCTGGAGCCTTTTAGTTTTACTTCCGCTGAGCGTCACGCTGAGACTAAGCAGCTGATTGGTCCATTtaccgccccctgctggactggagaggaGCAGCAGATATGCAGCAACAACAGACGACATTGTCAGAACCAGACCAGAACTTTTCTAAACCGTCATCAATGGAGCAGACGTGAGGTGGAAGTTTACTCTAATGAGCATCAGCAGGGTCACCATGAGGAACAGAGAGCAGAGGGACTTTCACCTGAGCTACAGTCAGACTTCAAAGCTCTGGTTACAATAAACAGGAGGAAGCATTTTGAGCCTCTGGTTGGATTTGAATCATGATGTGAAAAATATCTGATCCTCAGCTCCATATTATAGAGCTAATAGGAGCCATACAGTTTAATAGGGTTAGCTCCATAGTTGTTAGGTAAGTCAAAAACATGACAGTCAATcctaaatcagaatcagaaatactttgataaccccagagggaaattattttcgttacatgccccagatatacaaacaacataattacatatatacacaacactccacacaaaaaatataactatatatacatatgtaactattatatttataaatatttacaggtctaaaataaagtgatagAGTAGCTCAACAACAAAAGATCCTTCAGATCAGCACATTCCTTCTCATTCCTGCAGCTGGTTCATTTCTCCAcgtagacagaaaaaaagagttgCTCAATAAACCAGGTAAATATAACACATGGTGACAGTAGGACATAGTAATGAGTGTAAAACTAAGTCTCTCTCTTCCTTTTTCTGAACATTAAGTTCTGTTTTGACAAAAgatccaaaattaaaaataaataaatcatatcaGTACATCACAAATGGACCATTAATTAGTTAACTGTTCTATTGATTTTGAGTAATGGTTTTAACATGTCATGTTgcataaactaataaaacaagGATGAAGTTTTACAAAAGGTAATTTTGATAAAGTTCCtaataactaaaataataatacagtCAACAGGACAAAAGATGAGGGTCTAAGAAAGCTCCAGGATGAGGCTCTGTGTTATTATTTAATACCTAGAAGTTAAAAGCTTTTTCTCCACAGAAAGTGTTTAATAGTAAAGATGCACTACTGGCTCACATGCCCTGTGCTGAACAACAGACTGTTGGAAAACGTTTCATTGATTACTTTTGGTAGGataaaaggaaagttttttCATAATTGAAATGAAGGGCTggaaagatgcaaaaaaaaaaacagaacagtttCATGAGagaagtaataaataaaataaataaatgtgcttcTTACCAGTTGACTAAGATGTAATTGGTTTGGGGCTTTGTAAAGAGGAAAGTTATTTGTATCTCTTGAAAATATTAAGTCAAACAAACTAAGTGTTGCATGTGGGGTTCCTGAAGCCCCTAAAATAGACATAAAGACCTTCATGCTTAGTGCGATTTTAAACCAGagggactttgtggactggtgctGCCCCCTTGTGGCATAAAGTGGTTTTAAACCAGAAGTAGGTTTTGATTTCTGAAAAATCCCTGTGGCTGCCATCATTGACAGCTATGCAGTTTAAGTTAATTTCATATATTTAAgttacaaataatttttttatttaaaggtcatTTTGTGGTTTTGAAGGGTTATGATGAAGTTGATCTACcgttaaagtctgatatggagtgaaattgaacgtctgagaggaatcagaCGTTTTTAGACATTTCCTCCGTCTGCAAAATGAGCGTCAgcctgggtcagagctgctGTGAGGACCGAACATTTTCCCcacaagttttattttgttatagaTCTGAATTTTGCATGGAAAGGGGGATTCAGACCTTTCAGGCCCATTTTGTGCgtacgcaagctttataaaggCGACCTCTGCTCCTTATTCTGCAGGCTGTAAAACCTGATAACCCTCCCTGTTCttcctgctctcagacacacattgaagctggtggagcaacatctgctggagctgaaagctgattggctgcagcctctctgctctgacacgTGATTCGTAGATCAGAGCTCAgagctgttgctgttttcaggaaatgaaactcacacagtcactgtgaccgagaggagaaatggagcagaaccagctggaccgagaaaccttgtcctgttcgatctgtctggatctactgaaggatccggtgactattccctgtggacacagctactgtatgaagtgtattaaaaacttctgggatgaagaggatcacaaaggaatccacagctgccctcagtgcaggaAAACTTTTCTACCGAGGCCTGAGCTGAGtaaaaacaccatgttagcagctttagtggagcagctgaagaagactggactccaagctgctcctgctgatctctgctatgctggacctgaagatgtggcctgtgattcctgctctggaagaaaactgaaagccatcaagtcctgtttagtctgtctggcctcttactgtgagaaacaccttcagcctcattatgattcagctgcatttaagaaacacaagctggtggagccctccaagaacctccaggagaacatctgctctcgtcatgatgaggtgatgaagatgttctgtcgtactgatcagaaGTGTATCTGTAGTCTctgtttaatggatgaacataaaggccacgacacagtgtcagctgcagcagaaaggactgagaggcagagagagctggaggtgagacgagaaaacatccagcagagaatccaggacagagagaaagatgtgaagctgcttcaacaggagctggaggccatcaagcactctgctgataaaacagtggaggacagtgagaagatcttcactcagctgatccgtctcatccagaaaagaagctctgatgtgaagcagcagatcagatcccagcaggaaactgaagggagtcgagtcaaagagcttcaggagaagctggagcaggagatcactgagctgaagaggaaagacgctgagctgaagcagctctcagacacagaggatcacaaccagtttctccacaactacccctcactgtcagcactcagtgagtctacacactcctccagcatcaagatccgtcctctgagctactttgaggatgtgacagcagctgtgtcagagctcagagatcaactacaggacatcctgagagacgcatggacaaacatctcactgagactcactgaggtggatgttttactgtcagaaccagaaccaaagagcagagctggattcttgagatattcatgtgaaatcacactggatccaaacacagcaaacagtgatctgttactatcagaggggaacaggaaggtgacatggATGAAACAACCTCAGTCTTATTctagtcatccagacagattcactgGTTATTCTCAGGTTctgagtagagagagtctgactggacgttgttactgggaggtggagtggagagagagagttttTGTAGCAGTCGCATACAAGAATATCAGCAGAGGAGGAGATGAGAGTTTATTTGGAGCTAATGACAAATCTTGGGCATTAGATTGTTACCAAGGAGGTTATCAATTTGGTCACAACGACATCTGGACCTCCGTCTCaggtcctggttcctccagagtaggagtgtacctggatcacagag contains:
- the LOC118560307 gene encoding E3 ubiquitin/ISG15 ligase TRIM25-like, with protein sequence MVTLDRETLSCSICLDLLKDPVTIPCGHSYCMKCIKNFWDEEDHKGIHSCPQCRKTFLPRPELSKNTMLAALVEQLKKTGLQAAPADLCYAGPEDVACDSCSGRKLKAIKSCLVCLASYCEKHLQPHYDSAAFKKHKLVEPSKNLQENICSRHDEVMKMFCRTDQKCICSLCLMDEHKGHDTVSAAAERTERQRELEVRRENIQQRIQDREKDVKLLQQELEAIKHSADKTVEDSEKIFTQLIRLIQKRSSDVKQQIRSQQETEGSRVKELQEKLEQEITELKRKDAELKQLSDTEDHNQFLHNYPSLSALSESTHSSSIKIRPLSYFEDVTAAVSELRDQLQDILSLWSIGGSAEFCKPK